Proteins co-encoded in one Arachis hypogaea cultivar Tifrunner chromosome 11, arahy.Tifrunner.gnm2.J5K5, whole genome shotgun sequence genomic window:
- the LOC112723274 gene encoding uncharacterized protein: MPPPLLLPPAVSPTSQPHEHHDNVHGSEPEDDEDEEDQGQGRGVKEDLDEIKQTLTRQLWGMASFLAPPAPSNSNPSSPHSHDLYQDSIPDHSRPDYSDVDQPDPKPIGSDFGGNHRPELEEYAPERAVGITDEVLSFAFNIAMHPETWLDFPIDEEDDPQDFDMSDAQQEHAVAIERLIPRLNALIIELCPCHMSESYF, from the exons atGCCACCACCGCTTCTACTCCCTCCAGCTGTTTCTCCCACAAGCCAACCACATGAACATCATGATAATGTGCATGGATCGGAACCAGAAGACGACGAAGACGAAGAGGATCAAGGCCAAGGCCGTGGAGTCAAAGAGGATCTTGATGAAATCAAACAAACCTTAACTCGTCAATTATGGGGAATGGCTAGTTTCCTCGCTCCTCCTGCACCTTCCAATTCCAACCCTTCATCTCCCCATTCTCACGACCTCTACCAAGACTCTATTCCCGATCATTCTCGGCCCGATTATTCCGACGTCGACCAACCTGATCCTAAACCCATCGGATCCGATTTCGGAGGGAACCACCGACCTGAATTGGAGGAATACGCTCCTGAACGAGCCGTTGGGATCACCGACGAGGTTTTGTCCTTCGCCTTCAATATCGCTATGCATCCCGAGACCTGGCTCGATTTTCCTATTGACGAGGAAGACGATCCTCAAG ATTTTGACATGTCCGATGCACAACAAGAGCATGCGGTGGCAATTGAGAGACTTATTCCTAGATTGAATGCACTCATAATTGAACTCTGTCCTTGCCATATGAGTGAAAGTTACTTCTAG